One Bosea sp. 685 DNA segment encodes these proteins:
- a CDS encoding GGDEF domain-containing protein produces the protein MPRSNRAPALPLHPSVHRELVDLLYTALPQVGAIALTALTGAVALAMVSGDQGYAVIAALILLTAALRISGLLRYPRGRPLTPAEVLHWERAYGLRSSAFGLALGLLSYRALELADAPGAWISFGLAMSFCVGMVSRAAVRPWIVLLTAAMLLAPVALGGFMRPELPYKLGAAMLLLFWVTLREASRHLSTAFIDRLEAKLALAHQASHDVLTGLPNRAAFLSALESVDTPHAVIALDLDGFKPINDRLGHHAGDALLRQVAERLRGCMGGQGIVARMGGDEFMLLFPFQAGVPDVSAAQNLARHAVMVLGKPFDLGESVTIGASAGIALAGPGEAERSSLLERVDMALYAAKRDGGGRWCWSEAAPVLDGCHAV, from the coding sequence ATGCCCCGGTCGAATCGCGCTCCCGCCTTGCCATTGCACCCGAGCGTGCATCGCGAGCTCGTGGATCTTCTCTACACTGCGCTGCCTCAAGTCGGCGCGATCGCGCTGACGGCATTGACGGGTGCCGTGGCGCTCGCGATGGTCAGCGGCGACCAGGGCTATGCCGTGATCGCCGCCCTGATTCTGCTCACGGCGGCGCTGCGCATCTCCGGTTTGCTGCGTTATCCGCGTGGCCGCCCGCTGACCCCGGCCGAGGTGCTGCATTGGGAGCGCGCCTATGGGCTGCGCTCCAGCGCCTTCGGCCTCGCGCTCGGCCTGCTCTCCTATCGTGCTCTTGAACTCGCAGACGCCCCGGGCGCCTGGATCAGCTTTGGTCTGGCGATGTCGTTTTGCGTCGGCATGGTCTCGCGCGCGGCGGTGCGGCCCTGGATCGTGCTGCTCACCGCTGCGATGTTGCTGGCTCCGGTCGCGCTCGGGGGCTTCATGCGCCCCGAACTGCCTTACAAGCTTGGCGCCGCGATGCTGCTCTTGTTCTGGGTCACGCTGCGCGAGGCTTCGCGTCATCTCAGCACGGCCTTCATCGACCGGCTGGAGGCCAAGCTCGCCTTGGCTCATCAGGCGAGCCATGACGTGCTCACCGGGCTGCCGAATCGGGCGGCGTTCCTCTCCGCTTTGGAGTCGGTCGACACACCCCACGCCGTCATTGCGCTCGATCTCGATGGCTTCAAGCCGATCAACGACCGGCTTGGCCACCATGCCGGCGACGCGCTGCTGCGCCAGGTGGCGGAGCGCCTGCGCGGCTGCATGGGCGGGCAGGGCATCGTGGCGCGCATGGGTGGCGACGAATTCATGCTGCTGTTCCCCTTCCAGGCCGGCGTGCCCGACGTCAGCGCGGCGCAAAACCTCGCCCGGCATGCCGTGATGGTGCTGGGCAAGCCGTTCGATCTGGGCGAGTCGGTGACGATCGGCGCCAGTGCCGGCATCGCCCTGGCTGGCCCCGGCGAGGCCGAGAGAAGCTCTCTGCTGGAGCGCGTGGACATGGCCCTCTACGCCGCCAAACGCGATGGCGGCGGGCGCTGGTGCTGGTCGGAGGCTGCCCCGGTTCTCGATGGTTGCCACGCCGTTTGA
- the lepA gene encoding translation elongation factor 4: protein MSTRSFDNIRNFSIVAHIDHGKSTLADRLIQTTGTVAARDMSEQMLDSMDIEKERGITIKAQTVRLDYRAQDGKDYILNLMDTPGHVDFAYEVSRSLAACEGSLLVVDASQGVEAQTLANVYQALDAGHEIVTVLNKIDLPAAEPERIKQQIEDVIGLDASEAVPISAKTGINIEGVLEAIVTRLPAPKGDLEAPLKCLLVDSWYDAYLGVVVLVRVIDGVLKKNMTIRMIRANAAYGVDRVGVFKPKMLEVKELGPGEVGFFTASIKEVADTAVGDTITDDKRQTPNPLPGFKPVQPVVFCGIFPVDAADFEVLRAAMSRLRLNDASFSYEMETSAALGFGFRCGFLGLLHLEIIQERLEREFNLNLISTAPSVVYHLNLRDGSVLELHNPADMPDVMKIETIEEPWIKATIFTPDEYLGSVLKLCQDRRGVQTDLSYVGSRAKVVYDLPLNEVVFDFYDRLKSISKGYASFDYAITDYREGDLVRMSILVNAEPVDALSMLVHRSRADARGRAMCEKLKELIPPHMFQIPVQAAIGGKIIARETIRALRKDVTAKCYGGDATRKRKLLEKQKEGKKKMRQFGKVEIPQEAFIAALKMDS, encoded by the coding sequence ATGAGCACCCGCAGTTTCGACAACATCCGCAATTTCTCGATCGTGGCGCATATCGACCACGGCAAATCGACGCTGGCCGACCGGCTGATCCAGACCACCGGCACGGTGGCGGCGCGCGATATGAGCGAGCAGATGCTCGACTCGATGGATATCGAGAAAGAGCGCGGCATCACCATCAAGGCCCAGACGGTGCGGCTCGACTACCGCGCCCAGGATGGCAAGGATTACATCCTGAACCTGATGGACACGCCCGGCCATGTCGACTTCGCCTATGAGGTCTCACGCTCGCTGGCGGCCTGCGAAGGTTCGCTCCTGGTCGTCGACGCCTCGCAGGGCGTCGAGGCGCAGACGCTTGCCAACGTCTACCAGGCGCTCGATGCGGGCCATGAGATCGTCACGGTCCTGAACAAGATCGATCTGCCTGCCGCCGAGCCCGAGCGCATCAAGCAGCAGATCGAGGACGTGATCGGGCTCGACGCCTCCGAGGCTGTGCCGATCTCGGCCAAGACCGGCATCAACATCGAGGGCGTGCTCGAGGCGATCGTCACCAGACTGCCGGCGCCCAAGGGCGATCTCGAAGCGCCGCTGAAATGCCTGCTGGTCGATTCATGGTACGACGCCTATCTCGGCGTCGTCGTGCTGGTGCGCGTCATCGACGGCGTGCTGAAGAAGAACATGACGATCCGCATGATCCGCGCCAACGCCGCTTATGGCGTCGACCGCGTCGGCGTGTTCAAGCCCAAGATGCTCGAGGTCAAGGAACTCGGCCCCGGCGAAGTCGGCTTCTTCACCGCCTCGATCAAGGAGGTCGCCGACACCGCGGTCGGCGACACCATCACCGATGACAAGCGCCAGACGCCGAACCCGTTGCCAGGCTTCAAGCCGGTGCAGCCGGTGGTGTTCTGCGGCATCTTCCCGGTCGATGCGGCCGATTTCGAGGTGCTGCGCGCTGCCATGAGCCGGCTGCGCCTGAACGATGCCTCGTTCTCCTATGAGATGGAGACCTCGGCGGCGCTCGGCTTCGGCTTCCGTTGCGGCTTTCTGGGGCTGTTGCATCTGGAGATCATCCAGGAGCGGCTGGAGCGCGAGTTCAACCTCAACCTGATCTCGACCGCGCCGTCAGTGGTCTACCATCTCAATCTGCGCGACGGTTCGGTGCTGGAACTGCACAATCCGGCTGATATGCCCGATGTGATGAAGATCGAGACGATCGAGGAGCCCTGGATCAAGGCGACGATCTTCACGCCGGACGAATATCTCGGCTCGGTGCTGAAGCTCTGCCAGGACCGCCGCGGCGTCCAGACTGATCTCAGCTATGTCGGCTCCCGCGCCAAGGTCGTCTACGATCTGCCGCTGAACGAAGTCGTGTTCGATTTCTACGACCGGCTGAAGTCGATCTCGAAGGGCTACGCTTCCTTCGACTACGCCATCACCGATTATCGCGAGGGCGACCTCGTGCGCATGTCGATCCTGGTCAATGCCGAGCCGGTCGATGCGCTCTCGATGCTGGTGCACCGTTCGCGCGCCGACGCACGCGGCCGCGCCATGTGCGAGAAGCTCAAGGAGCTGATCCCGCCGCACATGTTCCAGATTCCGGTGCAGGCGGCGATCGGCGGCAAGATCATCGCCCGCGAGACCATCCGGGCGCTGCGCAAGGACGTCACCGCCAAATGCTATGGCGGCGACGCCACCCGAAAGCGCAAGCTTCTGGAGAAGCAGAAGGAAGGCAAGAAGAAGATGCGGCAATTCGGCAAGGTCGAAATCCCGCAGGAAGCCTTCATCGCCGCGCTGAAGATGGATAGCTGA
- a CDS encoding YiiX/YebB-like N1pC/P60 family cysteine hydrolase → MNRGLEFLGRSVVGFITRGKPEARLVDAKALARLQSALRPGDVLLVEGSMKVSAAIKYLTQSTWSHAALYVGETGQFSEQGEPLVLAEVEMDVGCVLSPLSKYGAFGTRICRPQALDREGRAIVVDYVLERLGTQYDLKNILDLMRWLIPIPWAPPSWRRRMIALGSGDPTRAICSTLIAQAFEAARYPVLPTVEYAQAMDEEDFEEILHIRHHSLYMPRDFDISPYFAVVKPTLESGFDYRALTWALEPCPAQQQLAAAE, encoded by the coding sequence ATGAATCGCGGTCTAGAATTTCTCGGGCGTTCCGTCGTCGGATTCATCACCCGCGGCAAGCCGGAGGCCCGCCTGGTCGACGCCAAGGCGCTGGCCCGGTTGCAATCGGCGTTGCGGCCGGGCGATGTCCTGCTGGTCGAAGGCAGCATGAAGGTCTCGGCCGCGATCAAGTATCTGACGCAATCGACCTGGTCGCATGCGGCTCTTTACGTCGGGGAGACCGGGCAGTTCAGCGAGCAGGGCGAGCCGCTGGTGCTGGCCGAGGTCGAGATGGATGTCGGCTGCGTGCTCTCACCGCTGTCGAAATACGGCGCGTTCGGCACCCGCATCTGCCGTCCCCAGGCGCTTGACCGCGAGGGCCGCGCCATTGTCGTCGATTATGTGCTGGAGCGGCTCGGCACCCAGTATGACCTCAAGAACATCCTCGATCTGATGCGCTGGCTGATCCCGATCCCCTGGGCCCCGCCATCATGGCGCCGGCGCATGATCGCGCTGGGCTCGGGCGATCCGACGCGGGCGATCTGTTCCACTCTGATCGCGCAGGCTTTTGAGGCGGCGCGTTATCCCGTGCTGCCGACCGTCGAATATGCGCAGGCGATGGACGAGGAGGATTTCGAGGAGATCCTGCATATCCGGCACCATTCGCTCTACATGCCGCGCGATTTCGACATCTCGCCCTATTTCGCAGTCGTGAAGCCGACGCTGGAGAGCGGCTTCGACTATCGCGCCCTGACCTGGGCGCTGGAGCCCTGCCCGGCCCAGCAGCAACTTGCCGCAGCGGAATAG
- a CDS encoding helix-turn-helix domain-containing protein, whose protein sequence is MEMMDDLELDQRLGARIKALRQSRSLTLDMLAERSGVSRAMISRVERGESSPTAALLDRVCAGLGIVLSVLFRDEGHAGPLARRADQPVWTDPASGYVRRNVSPAGTGSGIEIVDVEMPAGGRVLLDAPRSAHRLDQQVWVLAGEMVVTLGGIEHRLAAGDCLQMLLDGPIAYHNPGSVPARYAVVLTTSG, encoded by the coding sequence ATGGAAATGATGGATGACCTCGAACTCGATCAGCGGCTCGGCGCGCGCATCAAGGCGCTGCGCCAGAGCCGCAGCCTGACGCTCGACATGCTGGCCGAACGCTCGGGCGTCAGCCGCGCGATGATCTCGCGGGTGGAGCGGGGCGAATCGAGCCCGACGGCCGCGCTGCTGGACCGGGTCTGCGCCGGCCTGGGAATTGTTCTCTCGGTCCTGTTTCGCGACGAGGGCCATGCCGGCCCGCTCGCGCGGCGCGCCGATCAGCCGGTCTGGACCGATCCGGCCAGCGGCTATGTCCGGCGCAACGTCTCTCCCGCAGGAACCGGCTCGGGGATCGAGATCGTCGATGTCGAGATGCCGGCGGGCGGGCGCGTCCTGCTCGACGCACCGCGCAGCGCCCATCGGCTCGACCAGCAGGTCTGGGTTCTGGCCGGCGAGATGGTGGTCACGCTTGGTGGTATCGAGCACCGGCTGGCGGCGGGAGATTGCCTGCAGATGCTGCTCGACGGGCCGATCGCCTACCACAATCCCGGCAGCGTGCCCGCCCGCTATGCCGTCGTGCTGACCACCTCCGGCTGA
- a CDS encoding GNAT family N-acetyltransferase yields the protein MPVDAIVIETLTPEAAGNAIPALAEILRDSVANGASVGFMAWNTPEDYRSFWTGVIDEVGAGRTVLLIARLAGEIVGTAQLQLIGKPNQPHRAEIAKVLVHSCARRQGLGETLMRAAEDAARNAGRTLLVLDTDEAGAARRLYGRLGWSELGTIPRFALMPDGRHCGSTFFYKTIG from the coding sequence ATGCCGGTTGATGCCATCGTGATCGAAACGCTCACCCCGGAGGCCGCCGGCAACGCCATCCCGGCGCTGGCCGAGATCCTGCGCGACAGCGTCGCGAACGGGGCCTCTGTCGGCTTCATGGCGTGGAATACGCCGGAGGATTACCGCAGCTTCTGGACCGGGGTCATCGACGAGGTCGGCGCTGGCCGCACGGTGCTGCTGATCGCAAGGTTGGCCGGGGAGATCGTCGGCACGGCGCAGCTTCAGCTGATCGGCAAGCCCAACCAGCCGCACCGCGCCGAGATCGCCAAGGTGCTGGTGCATTCCTGCGCACGGCGTCAGGGCCTCGGCGAGACGCTGATGCGCGCGGCCGAAGATGCAGCGCGCAATGCCGGGCGCACGCTTCTGGTGCTCGACACCGACGAGGCCGGCGCGGCCCGGCGGCTCTATGGCCGGCTTGGCTGGAGCGAACTCGGCACGATTCCCCGCTTCGCCCTGATGCCGGACGGCCGCCATTGCGGCTCGACGTTTTTCTACAAGACGATAGGCTGA
- a CDS encoding DUF3297 family protein: protein MTDTLPDRLSSNPNSPHYNEELLARDIGVRFKGVDKTNVEEYCVSEGWVRLTAGNAKDRFGNPMTVKLKGEVEPYFRQAEPQNP from the coding sequence ATGACCGACACACTCCCCGACCGTCTCTCCTCGAACCCCAACAGCCCCCACTACAATGAGGAGCTGCTTGCCCGCGACATCGGCGTGCGCTTCAAGGGCGTCGATAAGACCAATGTCGAGGAGTATTGCGTCAGCGAGGGTTGGGTGCGCCTTACCGCCGGCAATGCCAAGGACCGCTTCGGCAATCCGATGACGGTGAAGCTCAAGGGCGAGGTCGAGCCCTATTTCCGCCAGGCTGAGCCCCAGAATCCCTAA
- a CDS encoding ankyrin repeat domain-containing protein translates to MISPAPPARSAPATGPALIEAAAAGRADEVSRLVTAGAPLDARDAQGRSALLLAVAGNHVGAARALLDAGASPNTQAANRDTPWLLAGALGRAEIITAMLPRKPDLTIRNRYGGNALIPACERGHVEAVKLLLTSGIDLDHVNDLGWTCLLEIVILGDGGTRHQQVAKLVLDAGANPGLADEDGVSPLAHARQRGQRAVAALIEQAGGG, encoded by the coding sequence ATGATCAGTCCCGCCCCTCCCGCAAGATCTGCCCCTGCCACAGGACCTGCGCTGATCGAGGCTGCGGCTGCGGGGCGTGCCGACGAGGTGTCCCGTCTGGTGACGGCAGGCGCTCCGCTCGATGCGCGGGATGCGCAGGGGCGCAGCGCCCTGCTGCTCGCGGTGGCGGGCAATCATGTCGGGGCCGCCCGCGCCCTGCTTGATGCGGGTGCGAGCCCGAATACGCAGGCCGCCAATCGCGACACGCCCTGGCTCCTGGCCGGGGCGTTGGGACGTGCCGAGATCATTACGGCGATGCTGCCGCGCAAGCCCGATCTGACGATCCGCAACCGCTATGGTGGCAACGCCCTGATTCCCGCCTGCGAGCGCGGCCATGTCGAGGCCGTGAAGCTGCTGCTGACGAGCGGCATCGACCTCGATCACGTCAATGATCTCGGCTGGACCTGCCTGCTGGAAATCGTGATCCTCGGCGATGGCGGCACGCGCCATCAGCAGGTGGCAAAGCTCGTGCTCGATGCCGGCGCCAATCCTGGCCTCGCAGACGAGGATGGCGTGTCGCCGCTCGCCCATGCTCGCCAGAGGGGCCAGCGCGCAGTGGCGGCGCTTATCGAGCAGGCCGGCGGTGGCTGA
- the hrcA gene encoding heat-inducible transcriptional repressor HrcA, whose product MSAHTPRPESPGGLIETDQRSREIFRQIIDGYLTTGEPVGSRNIARLLPMTLSPATVRNVMTDLELAGLIYAPHTSAGRLPTERGLRFFVDAMMEVGNLTSDERTRIEAQMKAAATNRTLDATLTEASALLSGLSRGAGVVVTTKANARLKHIEFVRLDPARALVVLVADDGTVENRLLALPPGLPASALTEAGNFLNARIMGKTLGDLRREIAEHRAEMESELDALTAKLVESGIATSSGPSSDRHLIVRGQANLLEDLKAQEDLERIRLLFGDLETQTDVIDLLSRAEAGDGVRIFIGSENKLFSMSGSSMVAAPFRDAEQRIVGVVGIIGPTRLNYARIVPMVDYTAKVVGRLLDGGR is encoded by the coding sequence ATGAGCGCCCATACGCCGCGCCCTGAATCCCCCGGCGGCCTGATCGAGACCGATCAGCGCTCGCGCGAGATTTTCCGTCAGATCATCGACGGCTACCTCACCACCGGGGAGCCGGTCGGCTCGCGCAACATCGCCCGCCTGCTGCCGATGACGCTGTCGCCCGCGACCGTGCGCAACGTCATGACCGATCTCGAACTGGCCGGGTTGATCTATGCGCCGCATACCTCCGCGGGGCGCCTGCCTACGGAAAGAGGCCTGCGCTTCTTCGTCGATGCGATGATGGAGGTCGGCAATCTCACCTCCGACGAGCGCACCCGCATCGAAGCGCAGATGAAGGCCGCCGCCACCAACCGCACGCTGGATGCGACGCTGACCGAGGCCTCGGCCCTGCTCTCGGGACTCTCGCGCGGCGCCGGCGTCGTCGTCACCACCAAGGCCAATGCCCGCCTCAAGCACATCGAATTCGTCCGGCTCGATCCCGCTCGTGCGCTCGTCGTGCTGGTGGCCGATGACGGCACGGTCGAGAACCGGCTGCTCGCCTTGCCGCCGGGCCTGCCGGCCTCGGCGCTGACGGAGGCTGGGAATTTCCTCAACGCCCGCATCATGGGCAAGACGCTAGGCGATCTGCGCCGCGAGATCGCCGAGCACCGCGCGGAGATGGAAAGCGAGCTCGATGCGCTGACCGCCAAGCTCGTCGAGAGCGGCATCGCGACCTCGTCGGGTCCCTCGAGCGATCGCCATCTGATCGTGCGCGGCCAGGCCAATCTGCTGGAGGATCTGAAGGCGCAGGAGGATCTTGAGCGCATCCGCCTGCTCTTCGGCGATCTCGAGACGCAGACCGATGTCATCGATCTGCTCTCCCGGGCCGAGGCCGGTGACGGCGTGCGCATCTTCATCGGCTCCGAGAACAAGCTGTTCTCGATGTCGGGCTCCTCGATGGTGGCAGCGCCCTTCCGCGACGCCGAGCAGCGCATTGTCGGCGTCGTCGGAATCATCGGCCCGACACGGCTGAACTATGCCCGCATCGTGCCGATGGTGGATTACACCGCCAAGGTGGTCGGGCGGCTGCTCGACGGCGGCCGGTGA